A genome region from Novipirellula galeiformis includes the following:
- a CDS encoding XrtA system polysaccharide deacetylase: protein MSLPPPLPHILSVDVEDYFQVSAFEHRITRDEWPTLPCRVEASTDRLLQLFADHDVHGTFFVLGWVARRYPELVRRIAQAGHELASHGYWHRLVYDLTPEAFRQDIRDSREAIGDAAGVAVTAYRAPSFSITERSMWALDVLVEEGFTVDSSIFPIRHDRYGVPDARPEVHQRQTAAGPIVEVPPTVGTLGKFKVPIGGGYFRLFPLAVTQRAIDSVAAQQRPAMLYLHPWEIDPDQPRIEGVGMRSRFRHYVGLRRTESRLRSLLQSHRFTTMSNVLAQLAISK, encoded by the coding sequence TTGTCTCTCCCTCCCCCACTTCCCCACATCCTTAGCGTCGACGTCGAAGACTACTTTCAAGTCTCGGCGTTTGAGCACCGGATCACGCGTGACGAGTGGCCGACGCTGCCGTGTCGTGTCGAGGCGAGCACGGATCGGTTGTTGCAATTGTTTGCCGATCACGACGTGCATGGCACCTTTTTCGTCCTCGGCTGGGTCGCCCGTCGGTATCCGGAATTGGTCCGCCGGATTGCACAGGCCGGGCACGAGTTGGCGTCGCACGGTTATTGGCACCGGTTGGTTTATGACTTAACGCCCGAGGCGTTTCGGCAAGACATTCGGGACAGTCGCGAAGCGATCGGGGATGCGGCGGGCGTCGCCGTGACCGCTTATCGGGCGCCCAGTTTTTCGATCACCGAGCGCTCGATGTGGGCGCTCGACGTGCTGGTCGAAGAAGGCTTCACGGTGGACAGTAGTATTTTTCCGATCCGTCACGACCGGTACGGGGTCCCCGACGCGCGTCCCGAGGTGCACCAGCGGCAAACCGCTGCGGGACCGATTGTTGAAGTGCCACCGACAGTGGGAACGCTGGGGAAATTCAAGGTGCCGATTGGAGGCGGGTATTTTCGCTTGTTTCCACTGGCAGTGACCCAGCGTGCGATCGACTCGGTAGCGGCTCAGCAGCGGCCAGCGATGTTGTACTTGCATCCGTGGGAGATCGATCCCGATCAACCGCGGATCGAAGGCGTAGGGATGCGCAGTCGATTCCGGCACTACGTCGGATTGCGGCGCACTGAATCGAGGCTGCGGAGTTTATTGCAAAGCCACCGTTTTACCACGATGAGCAACGTGCTAGCGCAATTAGCAATCAGCAAATAG
- a CDS encoding sugar transferase, with protein sequence MPTIQELLPEAHFAPPHAGARVTALPEQHRRYRYFSRKYQIERVIGIGLLIPALPVIAICWAAVRLTSKGPGLYRQTRVGYRGQPFEVIKLRTMRIDAEANGPQWSSKGDPRITRLGRALRTLHLDELPQLINVARGEMVLVGPRPERPEFVELLTDHVPGYKRRLIVKPGITGLSQINLPPDTDLRSVERKQILDLHHIDHAHSWFDMRMIMLTALRVISISNTRLTRLMKLDHHHLLAEFPVENMDRKTVTLQELLNETQRQKEWELGGVGGWESEDSEDEDWQDDAYSVQQPR encoded by the coding sequence ATGCCTACGATTCAAGAATTGTTGCCGGAAGCGCACTTTGCCCCGCCGCACGCGGGAGCCCGAGTGACGGCTTTGCCCGAACAACACCGACGCTATCGCTATTTTTCCCGAAAGTATCAAATTGAGCGTGTGATTGGGATCGGATTGTTGATTCCGGCGTTACCGGTGATTGCGATTTGTTGGGCCGCGGTTCGGTTGACCTCCAAAGGCCCCGGTTTGTATCGGCAAACGCGAGTCGGTTATCGCGGTCAACCGTTTGAAGTGATCAAGTTGCGAACGATGCGGATCGACGCGGAAGCCAACGGTCCCCAGTGGTCGTCCAAAGGAGACCCGCGGATCACGCGATTGGGACGGGCGTTACGTACGTTGCATCTCGATGAGTTGCCGCAATTGATCAATGTTGCTCGCGGCGAGATGGTGTTGGTCGGCCCGCGGCCCGAACGCCCCGAGTTTGTCGAGTTGTTGACCGATCATGTCCCCGGCTACAAACGACGTTTGATCGTCAAGCCCGGGATCACCGGTCTGTCGCAAATCAATTTGCCCCCGGACACCGATCTGCGCAGTGTCGAGCGGAAACAGATTCTCGATTTGCATCACATCGATCACGCCCACTCTTGGTTCGACATGCGGATGATCATGTTGACCGCATTACGTGTGATCAGCATCAGCAACACACGATTGACGCGTTTGATGAAATTGGACCACCATCATTTGCTGGCTGAATTTCCCGTTGAAAACATGGACCGCAAAACGGTCACGTTGCAAGAGTTATTGAACGAAACACAGCGGCAGAAAGAGTGGGAGCTCGGTGGCGTCGGTGGCTGGGAATCCGAGGATTCTGAGGACGAAGATTGGCAAGACGACGCGTATTCAGTCCAACAACCCCGCTAG
- a CDS encoding exosortase-associated EpsI family protein yields MSESSTSDPATPDSPTPEQVAPAEGGTRLLNRTPALFVCVLAILGSGIAHGYLDGRWVDQPNLQRIGDQLTTLPNRVGDWELTTVGALDEQAQRTLQCHGSLVREYWNPVTGQRVNVAVLFGPRGPIAVHVPEICYSSQGTQPSGPRAVQTIQSGSDDHSLWSVQFRSVDAEEPHLEVWYGWSDGGHWQAAKYPRVWMTDRLYKIQVAGQPGEEGQPSAVERFLEEFLPALNQALAPPA; encoded by the coding sequence ATGTCTGAATCTTCAACGTCGGATCCCGCAACGCCTGATTCTCCCACGCCCGAGCAAGTCGCTCCGGCCGAGGGAGGCACACGACTGCTCAATCGCACTCCCGCTTTGTTCGTCTGCGTGTTGGCGATTCTGGGCTCGGGAATCGCACACGGCTATCTCGATGGCCGTTGGGTCGATCAACCGAACCTGCAACGCATCGGCGATCAATTAACAACGTTGCCGAATCGAGTCGGTGACTGGGAACTCACGACCGTCGGTGCCTTGGACGAGCAAGCCCAACGGACGCTGCAATGTCATGGATCGCTGGTCCGTGAATATTGGAACCCCGTCACGGGGCAGCGCGTCAACGTGGCCGTTTTGTTTGGTCCTCGCGGCCCGATCGCGGTGCACGTCCCCGAGATTTGTTACAGCAGCCAGGGGACTCAGCCGAGTGGCCCGCGGGCGGTCCAGACGATCCAGAGTGGCAGCGACGATCACTCGTTGTGGAGTGTCCAATTCCGCAGCGTCGATGCTGAAGAACCTCATTTGGAAGTTTGGTATGGCTGGAGCGATGGCGGCCATTGGCAAGCGGCCAAGTATCCACGCGTCTGGATGACCGACCGTTTGTACAAGATCCAAGTGGCGGGCCAGCCTGGCGAAGAGGGACAACCCTCCGCTGTCGAACGTTTTCTCGAAGAATTTTTGCCCGCCTTGAATCAAGCCCTCGCACCGCCCGCTTGA